From Candidatus Poribacteria bacterium, a single genomic window includes:
- a CDS encoding MCE family protein, whose amino-acid sequence MRLQRSQVTWSQLRVGIFSLICGVTLLWLALFAANGLKAVQNRFTVQTVIDSASGLKSGDVVRLAGVEVGTVKTVEFVRQDDVEKVQIQLNLNQQAAQRIKSDSIVQIKSVGFTQSRYVDISLGTPQGTPVSEGAALRGTVPTEMSSLLNHAIVVSENMNSSLTRFESLVHRLQSGDGTFAKLLSDAALYANLDQATNNVSEFVGELNEGDGLLPQLLSKKEIAENVTQSTAWAAKWGQQAVQGEGTLGKLNTDPALFNRAERILESLESLEARFNRLDALIGSADALIQKIESGEGTAARIINRPDLYDQSVVTSQKVEQLIDQAQSGEGTVGKLVSDPSLAESITTSTESIAQLTDKLNTPGNTLDKLTSGAELFNHLTAMTKQLETVLVKINTGEGSLSKLANDKKTAEELSKLIYNLKVLAADIEAHPKKYVGFSLF is encoded by the coding sequence CGATTACAAAGATCACAGGTCACGTGGTCACAATTACGCGTCGGAATTTTCTCACTGATTTGTGGCGTCACCTTGCTGTGGCTTGCCCTTTTTGCTGCCAATGGCTTAAAGGCAGTTCAAAATCGCTTTACTGTGCAAACCGTTATTGATTCCGCATCTGGATTAAAATCGGGGGACGTGGTCCGTTTAGCGGGAGTTGAGGTTGGAACGGTCAAGACAGTTGAATTCGTTCGCCAAGATGACGTGGAAAAAGTACAGATCCAGTTGAATCTAAATCAACAAGCCGCGCAACGAATCAAGAGTGATTCAATCGTTCAAATCAAATCGGTCGGTTTTACTCAAAGCCGATATGTCGACATCTCACTAGGCACACCCCAAGGCACCCCGGTATCTGAAGGTGCCGCGTTAAGAGGAACGGTCCCAACCGAAATGTCCAGCCTGCTAAATCATGCAATTGTGGTGAGTGAAAATATGAATAGTTCCTTAACCCGATTTGAAAGCCTTGTGCACCGACTGCAATCTGGCGATGGGACCTTTGCAAAATTGCTATCGGATGCAGCGCTCTACGCAAATCTGGATCAGGCGACAAACAATGTCTCTGAGTTCGTTGGAGAGTTAAACGAAGGGGACGGTCTGCTTCCCCAGCTCCTCTCCAAGAAAGAGATTGCTGAAAATGTCACGCAAAGCACCGCTTGGGCAGCAAAGTGGGGGCAACAAGCAGTTCAAGGCGAAGGCACGTTAGGAAAACTGAATACTGACCCTGCCCTCTTTAATCGAGCAGAACGCATCTTGGAAAGTCTCGAAAGTCTTGAAGCGCGTTTCAATCGACTTGATGCACTGATCGGCTCCGCCGATGCGCTCATCCAGAAAATCGAGAGCGGTGAAGGAACGGCAGCCAGAATCATCAATCGTCCCGATCTGTATGATCAATCTGTCGTAACCTCCCAAAAGGTAGAACAGTTAATCGATCAGGCGCAATCGGGTGAAGGTACAGTTGGCAAGCTCGTTTCGGATCCGTCTTTGGCAGAATCTATTACAACCTCTACCGAATCAATTGCCCAACTCACCGACAAACTGAATACACCCGGAAACACGCTGGACAAACTGACATCAGGAGCTGAGCTGTTCAATCATCTAACGGCAATGACGAAACAGTTAGAAACCGTGCTCGTGAAAATTAACACCGGAGAAGGCTCCCTGAGTAAACTGGCCAACGATAAGAAAACTGCTGAAGAGCTTTCAAAACTAATTTATAACCTCAAGGTACTGGCTGCGGATATTGAAGCACATCCCAAAAAGTATGTAGGATTCAGTCTGTTTTAG
- a CDS encoding aminotransferase class I/II-fold pyridoxal phosphate-dependent enzyme: MDLFEKCYDFSYGRSKRGQEYKAVLEAEIYPYFIPIESSADTEVMINGERKVMIGSNNYLGLTHHPKVLEAAEVAGRKYGSGCTGSRFLNGTLDIHIALEEALAEFVHKEAALVFSTGFQVNLGVIDTLVGRRNIAFIDSLSHACVVDGCRLSWGEMTRFRHNDLDDLNNKLKNADPDRGKLVVVEGIYSMEGDIGDLPGIIDAAQKYQCRLMVDDAHGVGVLGPTGAGAAEHFGVEDDIDLIMGTFSKSFACIGGFIAAEAAVVDYLKHHANTFLFSASMPPSAVATVHAALEIIKAEPERRKRLWENARKMQEGLQLMGYDIGDTQTPVVPVIVGDDINTFMLWKHLFDAGVFTNPVVSPAVPPGGSRLRTSYMASHTDEQLDFVLEQFDKVGRKLGLI; this comes from the coding sequence ATGGATCTATTCGAAAAATGCTATGATTTTAGCTATGGCAGAAGCAAGCGGGGACAAGAATATAAAGCAGTGCTCGAGGCAGAAATTTATCCGTATTTCATTCCAATCGAATCTTCTGCAGATACAGAGGTCATGATCAATGGTGAGAGGAAGGTGATGATTGGATCGAATAATTATCTTGGGTTGACACATCATCCGAAAGTCCTTGAAGCTGCTGAGGTAGCTGGGCGAAAATACGGCTCTGGCTGCACAGGCAGCCGATTTCTGAACGGCACCCTTGATATCCATATTGCGCTTGAAGAAGCACTCGCAGAATTTGTCCACAAAGAAGCTGCATTGGTTTTTAGCACTGGATTTCAGGTCAATCTTGGCGTTATCGATACCCTTGTGGGACGCAGGAACATCGCTTTCATTGATTCGTTGAGCCACGCGTGTGTTGTTGATGGGTGCCGCCTCTCCTGGGGAGAGATGACAAGGTTCCGACACAACGACTTGGACGATCTGAACAACAAATTGAAAAATGCTGATCCTGATAGAGGCAAACTGGTTGTCGTTGAAGGGATTTACAGTATGGAAGGCGATATCGGGGACCTGCCCGGCATCATAGACGCAGCTCAGAAATACCAGTGCCGTCTGATGGTTGACGATGCGCACGGGGTTGGTGTACTTGGCCCAACCGGTGCAGGTGCCGCTGAGCACTTTGGTGTTGAAGATGATATCGATCTGATTATGGGAACGTTTAGCAAATCTTTCGCATGTATCGGTGGATTTATCGCTGCAGAAGCCGCCGTCGTTGATTACTTAAAACACCATGCAAACACCTTCCTTTTCAGCGCAAGTATGCCGCCATCAGCGGTCGCAACAGTCCATGCCGCTCTGGAAATCATCAAGGCAGAACCGGAACGACGCAAACGACTGTGGGAAAATGCACGAAAAATGCAGGAAGGTCTCCAATTGATGGGATATGACATCGGGGATACGCAAACCCCCGTTGTGCCAGTGATTGTTGGCGACGATATCAATACCTTCATGTTATGGAAACACTTATTCGATGCAGGTGTTTTCACCAATCCCGTTGTCAGTCCGGCTGTGCCTCCCGGTGGTTCCCGCTTGCGCACCAGTTATATGGCAAGCCATACCGATGAACAACTCGACTTTGTCCTTGAGCAATTTGATAAAGTGGGCAGGAAGTTGGGGCTGATCTAA
- a CDS encoding N-acetyltransferase, with product MRSSRQSPEVDVSPVQSPADLKAFINLPWTIYRNDPQWVPPLRSDLKKRLDKSRYPFFDHAEAEFLIARREGRVVGRIVAIKNDAHIDFHEDQVGFFGFFESIEDSEVAAALFSHAAQWLRERKLEVMRGPVNYSTNDDCGLLVEGFDSPPVILMSYNPPYYPNLIEGFGFKKAKDLFAYEITDDVQVPERLERTVQWIKKRKKITIRPLVKKQIHQEIQRVKEIYNSAWEKNWGFIPMTDREIDYMAQELIQIIDPDLLLFAEIEEETVAFILALPDFYVALQHVNGRLFPFGLLKLLWHKRKIDTARVLTFGIKENYRQQGIDALMYYEVYKIGVAKGYRRGEMSWILEDNILMNRAAENMGATLYKRYRIYEYPLS from the coding sequence ATGCGTTCCAGTAGACAATCCCCTGAAGTTGATGTGTCTCCTGTCCAATCCCCAGCCGATCTAAAAGCGTTTATCAACCTGCCGTGGACAATCTATCGTAACGACCCCCAGTGGGTCCCTCCGTTACGCAGCGATCTCAAGAAGCGACTTGATAAATCCCGATATCCCTTCTTTGACCATGCCGAAGCCGAATTTCTGATCGCTCGACGTGAAGGGCGTGTTGTAGGGCGCATTGTCGCCATTAAAAATGATGCTCATATCGACTTTCACGAAGACCAAGTAGGGTTCTTCGGATTCTTTGAGTCAATCGAAGATTCAGAAGTTGCTGCGGCGCTGTTTTCCCATGCTGCCCAATGGTTGCGAGAACGCAAACTCGAAGTAATGCGCGGTCCCGTGAACTACTCGACAAATGACGATTGCGGGTTACTTGTCGAGGGCTTCGATTCCCCACCTGTGATTCTGATGTCCTACAATCCGCCCTACTACCCTAATCTCATCGAAGGCTTTGGTTTTAAGAAGGCAAAGGATCTGTTCGCTTACGAAATAACCGATGATGTGCAGGTGCCGGAACGTCTTGAGCGCACAGTGCAATGGATCAAAAAACGCAAAAAAATCACAATACGTCCCCTTGTCAAGAAACAAATTCATCAGGAAATTCAGCGAGTCAAGGAGATCTATAACTCTGCATGGGAGAAAAATTGGGGCTTTATCCCAATGACGGACCGAGAGATCGATTACATGGCACAGGAGTTGATACAGATTATTGATCCCGATTTGCTGCTCTTCGCCGAAATTGAAGAGGAAACTGTCGCTTTTATCCTCGCGTTACCCGATTTTTATGTTGCGCTACAGCACGTCAACGGTCGTCTGTTTCCGTTCGGACTCCTGAAGCTTCTCTGGCACAAACGTAAAATTGACACTGCTCGTGTGCTAACGTTTGGGATTAAGGAGAACTATCGGCAACAGGGAATTGACGCGCTGATGTACTATGAAGTTTATAAAATCGGCGTTGCAAAGGGGTATCGGCGAGGGGAGATGTCGTGGATTTTGGAAGACAATATATTGATGAATCGGGCGGCTGAAAACATGGGAGCGACGCTGTATAAACGCTACCGCATCTATGAGTATCCACTGTCATAA